Proteins co-encoded in one Flavobacteriaceae bacterium MAR_2009_75 genomic window:
- a CDS encoding replication restart DNA helicase PriA — protein sequence MEYFIDVILPIPLEKLFTYKIAQAEAELLSPGMRVGVPFGKSKVYTALVYRIHDNPPEVYEAKEIHKILDDEPIVNTFQLKHWKWIADYYMCSIGEVFRSAVPGAFLLESETLILRNTEVEIEESQLEDDEFLVFEALHHQSSLKVHEVSAIVDRKNVLPILNRLLKKNVILLKEEIYEQYKPKLVKYVKLGQSYLSEENLEALLKTLTRAPKQSQVVLSLFQLQAVHKKPIKVSELEEASGASKAVIKSLVDKVILEEYFFRTDRVNYEGEEDNSELKALNEYQQKAFDDIHENFEKELVTLLHGVTSSGKTEVYVKLIDECIKKGRQALYLLPEIALTTQLITRLQQYFGEKVSVYHSKYNVQERVEVWNNVLAQKSKAQIVIGARSALFLPFSNLGLVIVDEEHESSFKQFDPAPRYHARDAAIVLGNLHGSNILLGSATPSIESYLNGQRGKYGFAEIKRRFGNVLMPDMELVDLKEQTRKKRMKGHFSERLFLEIEEALNEGGQVILFQNRRGYAPIVECTTCGHSPQCPNCDVSLTFHQYKKQLRCHYCGYHMALPEICQACGSHTLDTKGFGTEQVEKELETLFPDAKTWRMDLDTTRGKHGYEKIITAFEQQEIDILVGTQMLTKGLDFRNVSLVGIMNADSLLNFPDYRAHERCFQLLTQVAGRAGRTQKRGKVIIQSYNPYHQILKQVSTNDFEGMFKEQLYEREQYKYPPKNRIIKITFKHKEYNRLNEAAEWFAKALRNSLGGNVLGPEYPPVARIRNQFLKNLLVKIPNGTSVSGVKSGIRRIEKSFNAVAQFRSVRVIYNVDHV from the coding sequence ATGGAGTATTTTATTGATGTAATCTTACCGATTCCTTTAGAAAAACTTTTTACGTACAAAATTGCCCAAGCTGAAGCAGAATTACTTTCGCCGGGCATGCGGGTGGGTGTTCCCTTCGGAAAATCGAAAGTCTATACGGCACTGGTTTATAGAATTCATGACAACCCTCCTGAAGTTTACGAGGCCAAAGAAATTCATAAAATCTTAGATGATGAGCCCATTGTAAACACGTTTCAATTAAAGCATTGGAAGTGGATTGCAGATTACTATATGTGCTCGATAGGTGAAGTTTTTCGTAGTGCGGTTCCTGGGGCATTTTTATTGGAAAGTGAAACACTGATTCTCAGAAATACAGAAGTAGAGATTGAAGAATCTCAATTAGAAGATGATGAGTTTTTGGTCTTTGAAGCTTTACACCACCAAAGTTCGTTGAAAGTGCATGAGGTGAGTGCCATTGTTGACCGTAAGAATGTATTGCCGATTCTAAATAGATTGCTCAAAAAAAATGTAATACTATTAAAAGAGGAAATTTATGAGCAATACAAACCCAAGCTTGTCAAATATGTAAAGCTCGGTCAATCGTATCTATCCGAAGAAAACTTGGAAGCTTTACTGAAGACATTGACAAGGGCACCCAAACAAAGCCAAGTGGTGCTATCATTATTTCAGTTACAGGCGGTTCATAAAAAGCCCATAAAGGTTTCAGAATTGGAAGAGGCCAGTGGCGCTTCTAAAGCGGTGATTAAATCTTTGGTCGATAAAGTGATTTTAGAAGAATATTTTTTTAGAACGGATCGAGTGAATTATGAAGGTGAAGAAGATAACAGTGAATTAAAGGCGTTAAATGAATATCAGCAAAAAGCCTTTGACGATATTCATGAAAATTTCGAAAAAGAATTGGTTACTCTGCTTCATGGTGTTACCTCTTCGGGTAAAACAGAGGTTTATGTCAAGCTAATTGATGAATGTATTAAAAAAGGTAGGCAAGCATTATATCTCTTACCTGAAATAGCTCTGACAACCCAGTTGATTACGCGCTTGCAGCAGTATTTTGGCGAAAAGGTATCGGTTTATCACTCAAAGTACAATGTTCAGGAAAGAGTAGAAGTTTGGAACAATGTTTTGGCACAAAAATCGAAGGCACAAATTGTAATTGGTGCGCGATCCGCTCTGTTCTTGCCTTTTTCAAATCTAGGACTCGTGATTGTTGATGAAGAACACGAAAGTTCGTTCAAACAATTTGATCCGGCCCCGAGGTATCATGCCCGTGATGCAGCGATTGTTCTGGGCAATTTGCACGGTAGCAATATTTTGTTGGGATCGGCAACCCCAAGTATTGAAAGTTACCTTAACGGCCAAAGGGGCAAGTATGGCTTTGCAGAAATAAAAAGACGCTTTGGCAATGTTTTGATGCCTGATATGGAATTGGTCGACCTGAAAGAACAGACACGAAAAAAGCGGATGAAAGGTCATTTTTCAGAACGGCTTTTTCTCGAAATTGAAGAAGCTTTAAATGAAGGTGGTCAGGTCATTCTTTTTCAAAACCGAAGAGGTTATGCGCCAATAGTCGAGTGTACCACATGTGGCCATTCGCCTCAATGCCCAAATTGTGATGTTAGCCTCACTTTTCATCAATACAAGAAGCAACTGCGGTGTCATTACTGTGGGTATCATATGGCACTTCCAGAAATATGTCAGGCTTGCGGTAGTCATACTCTAGATACCAAAGGCTTTGGCACCGAACAAGTTGAAAAAGAGCTCGAAACACTATTTCCCGATGCAAAAACTTGGCGAATGGATCTAGATACCACCCGGGGCAAGCATGGTTACGAGAAAATAATAACGGCTTTCGAGCAGCAAGAGATAGACATTCTCGTTGGTACACAAATGCTCACCAAGGGGCTTGATTTTAGAAATGTGAGTTTGGTAGGCATAATGAATGCAGACTCTTTATTGAACTTTCCCGATTACAGGGCCCATGAAAGATGCTTTCAGTTGTTGACACAGGTAGCGGGTAGGGCAGGGCGCACCCAAAAAAGAGGCAAGGTCATTATTCAGAGCTATAACCCATATCATCAGATCTTAAAACAAGTTTCAACGAATGATTTTGAGGGCATGTTTAAAGAACAGTTATATGAGCGTGAGCAATACAAGTATCCGCCAAAGAATAGAATTATAAAAATTACTTTCAAACATAAGGAATATAATCGCCTAAATGAGGCTGCCGAATGGTTTGCTAAAGCCTTGAGGAATAGTTTAGGAGGCAATGTTCTCGGTCCGGAGTATCCGCCTGTGGCGCGAATTCGAAATCAATTTTTGAAAAATCTATTGGTGAAGATTCCGAATGGCACTTCGGTGAGTGGGGTAAAATCAGGTATAAGAAGAATTGAAAAATCTTTTAACGCTGTGGCCCAGTTTAGAAGTGTAAGAGTGATTTATAATGTTGACCATGTTTGA
- a CDS encoding LytTR family two component transcriptional regulator, with protein sequence MKLRSIIVDDSSMQRMAVAKLVNSHPNLAMVAEYSNAIEAKNGIKNNEIDLIFLDVEMPIISGFDLLESLENRPQVILITGKPDYALKAFDYDVTDYLHKPITMARFDASVKRAVSKFEQLHKVQEDEEHIFVKSNLKKRKVILNDIKWIEALGDYIKLVTDEANIVILSTMKSFEKQLPEDKFLRIHKSYIVNLEKIEKFNSKNVEVSGRSIPLSRNKKTELAEALSNV encoded by the coding sequence ATGAAATTAAGAAGTATTATCGTCGACGACTCGTCAATGCAACGAATGGCAGTTGCAAAGCTGGTCAATAGTCACCCAAATTTAGCTATGGTGGCGGAATACAGCAACGCGATCGAGGCTAAAAATGGAATCAAGAACAATGAAATCGATCTTATTTTTCTTGATGTAGAAATGCCTATTATCAGTGGTTTCGACCTACTCGAATCACTTGAAAACAGACCTCAGGTCATCTTGATTACAGGTAAACCCGACTACGCTCTAAAGGCTTTCGATTACGATGTAACAGATTACTTGCACAAGCCGATCACTATGGCGCGCTTTGATGCCTCTGTGAAAAGAGCTGTCTCTAAATTTGAGCAATTACACAAGGTACAAGAAGACGAAGAGCATATTTTCGTAAAGAGTAACCTTAAAAAACGAAAGGTAATCTTAAATGATATCAAATGGATAGAGGCTCTCGGTGATTACATTAAATTGGTAACCGATGAAGCCAACATAGTTATCTTATCTACTATGAAATCTTTTGAAAAGCAATTACCAGAAGATAAATTTCTACGTATTCACAAATCGTATATCGTGAATCTAGAGAAGATAGAGAAATTTAACAGTAAGAATGTTGAAGTTAGTGGCAGGTCTATTCCTTTAAGCAGGAACAAGAAGACCGAATTGGCCGAAGCGCTGAGCAACGTCTAA
- a CDS encoding membrane protein, translated as MSKDIEEKIEKIPILNWLAKFLKEIKLPAFEGLSLYDLMEMYIFGIFKGAISTRASSIAFSLFLALFPLLIFLITLVPFIIPYVSIGNENFDSQFLIFLESFLPSATSDYFGDIYQQIKDQKRGGLLSSAFLFSIFLMANGVNAIFGGFENSYHVELTRNFFRQYMYALMVGLILSILLIVGAVAYVYVEFYILDYLSVWAAKTRGYDLTENDIVGAQLGKVIFFILLSYFTTAILYYFGTTEGRHAKFFSIGALMTTLLFMLTSYLFGVYVEKFARYNELYGALGGLLILMVYIWLNSNILLLGFELNASLNSLRKTFKKE; from the coding sequence ATGTCCAAAGATATAGAGGAAAAGATTGAAAAGATTCCCATACTGAACTGGTTGGCCAAATTTCTAAAAGAGATTAAACTACCGGCTTTTGAAGGTCTTTCTCTCTATGATTTGATGGAGATGTATATTTTTGGCATTTTCAAAGGAGCCATTTCGACTAGGGCAAGTTCTATTGCCTTCAGTCTATTTTTGGCGCTATTCCCCTTATTGATTTTTTTGATAACCTTGGTACCGTTTATCATACCTTACGTCAGTATAGGCAATGAAAATTTCGATTCACAATTTCTTATATTCTTAGAGTCGTTTCTACCCTCTGCTACTAGTGATTATTTTGGTGATATCTATCAACAGATTAAAGATCAAAAGCGAGGCGGATTACTCTCTTCGGCATTTTTATTTTCCATCTTTTTAATGGCCAATGGCGTCAACGCGATTTTTGGAGGGTTTGAGAATTCATACCATGTCGAACTTACTAGAAATTTTTTCAGGCAATATATGTATGCCCTCATGGTCGGTTTGATATTATCCATATTATTAATTGTGGGTGCCGTGGCCTATGTTTATGTGGAGTTCTATATTTTAGATTATCTCAGTGTTTGGGCCGCAAAGACCAGAGGCTACGACCTTACGGAAAATGATATCGTTGGCGCTCAGTTGGGCAAGGTAATATTCTTCATACTATTATCTTATTTTACCACGGCCATACTTTATTATTTTGGTACAACAGAAGGTAGGCATGCCAAGTTCTTTTCTATTGGTGCATTAATGACCACATTATTATTTATGTTGACTTCGTATCTTTTCGGGGTCTATGTTGAAAAATTCGCGAGATATAACGAGTTATACGGTGCTCTGGGCGGTTTATTAATATTAATGGTCTATATCTGGTTAAATTCCAATATATTGCTGTTAGGGTTCGAATTGAACGCCTCTTTGAACTCATTACGTAAAACTTTTAAAAAGGAATGA
- a CDS encoding large subunit ribosomal protein L9 has protein sequence MELILRQDVEHLGFKDDVVTVKNGYGRNFLIPRGMATMATPSAKKVLEENLRQRAHKEKKVVDAANKTAEGLAKLDVKIPAKVGAGDKLFGSVTASDLVDVLAKEGHEIDKKFISIKGGAIKRAGPYTADIRLHREVNVQFDFEVVAEQK, from the coding sequence ATGGAACTTATATTAAGACAAGACGTAGAGCATTTGGGCTTTAAAGATGATGTTGTGACAGTGAAGAACGGTTATGGTAGAAATTTCCTTATTCCAAGAGGTATGGCAACAATGGCTACACCTTCTGCGAAAAAGGTTCTTGAAGAGAACTTAAGACAAAGAGCTCATAAAGAGAAGAAAGTAGTTGATGCGGCTAATAAAACAGCTGAAGGTTTGGCTAAGCTAGATGTTAAGATACCAGCTAAAGTTGGTGCCGGTGATAAGCTTTTCGGATCTGTGACAGCTTCTGATTTAGTTGATGTATTGGCTAAAGAAGGTCATGAAATCGACAAGAAATTCATTAGCATTAAAGGTGGTGCCATCAAAAGGGCAGGGCCATATACTGCTGACATTCGTTTACATCGTGAAGTGAATGTGCAATTTGATTTTGAAGTTGTCGCCGAGCAGAAATAG
- a CDS encoding SSU ribosomal protein S18P, producing MATLQQQAKGKKDGEIRYLTPLNIETNTKKKYCRFKKSGIKYIDYKDPDFLMKLVNEQGKLLPRRLTGTSLKYQRKVAQAVKRARHLALMPYVGDLLK from the coding sequence ATGGCAACATTACAACAGCAAGCAAAAGGTAAAAAGGATGGGGAAATCCGTTATTTGACCCCATTGAACATTGAAACGAATACTAAAAAGAAGTACTGTCGTTTCAAGAAGTCAGGTATCAAGTATATCGATTACAAAGATCCAGATTTCTTGATGAAATTGGTAAACGAACAAGGTAAATTGTTACCAAGAAGACTTACAGGAACTTCTTTGAAGTACCAACGCAAAGTGGCTCAAGCGGTAAAAAGAGCACGTCACTTGGCTTTAATGCCATATGTAGGCGATCTACTAAAATAA
- a CDS encoding nicotinate-nucleotide pyrophosphorylase [carboxylating] → MISAEQFQNEIDNIIKNAIREDVGDGDHSSLACIPENAQGKAKLLVKDDGIIAGIDFAKQVFAYVDKDLVVESVLEDGTPVKYGDIAFYVSGSSQSILKAERLVLNAMQRMSAIASKTDTFVKLLEGTGTKILDTRKTTPGIRALEKWAVKIGGGENHRFALYDMIMLKDNHIDFAGGLSKAIEKTKNYLKETGRDLKIIVEARDLDEIREILKSNGVYRILIDNFNYEDTRTAVELIGDKCLTESSGGINEKTIRKYAECGVDYISSGALTHSVYNMDLSLKAV, encoded by the coding sequence ATGATTTCCGCAGAACAATTTCAAAATGAAATAGATAATATTATTAAAAACGCCATACGCGAAGATGTGGGAGATGGCGACCATAGTTCTTTGGCCTGTATACCTGAGAACGCTCAAGGTAAAGCTAAGTTGCTGGTGAAGGACGATGGAATAATTGCGGGTATAGATTTTGCGAAGCAAGTGTTTGCCTATGTAGATAAAGACTTGGTGGTTGAAAGTGTACTAGAAGATGGTACCCCCGTCAAATATGGTGATATCGCCTTTTATGTCTCCGGTAGTTCTCAGAGTATACTCAAGGCAGAGCGGTTAGTTCTCAATGCAATGCAACGTATGAGTGCAATCGCTAGTAAAACCGATACCTTTGTAAAATTATTGGAAGGTACGGGCACTAAAATTCTAGACACACGAAAGACAACCCCTGGCATCAGGGCTCTCGAAAAATGGGCTGTTAAAATCGGAGGAGGCGAAAACCATCGTTTTGCATTATATGATATGATAATGCTTAAAGATAACCATATCGATTTTGCAGGCGGATTGAGCAAAGCTATCGAGAAAACTAAAAATTATTTAAAGGAAACGGGCAGAGACTTAAAAATAATAGTAGAGGCGAGAGACCTTGATGAAATTCGTGAGATATTAAAGTCGAATGGAGTTTATAGAATTCTCATCGATAACTTCAATTATGAAGATACCAGAACTGCAGTTGAACTTATAGGTGATAAATGTTTAACGGAATCTTCAGGGGGCATCAACGAGAAAACGATTAGAAAGTATGCCGAATGTGGGGTTGACTATATTTCTTCAGGTGCCTTGACCCATTCGGTATATAATATGGACCTGAGCTTAAAGGCAGTTTAG
- a CDS encoding SSU ribosomal protein S6P, with product MNHYETVFILNPVLSDDQIAETVKKFEDFLINNGAKMVSKENWGLKKLAYAIQHKKSGFYHLFEFTATGEVVAPYEQEFKRDERIMRFLTVKLDKHAIEWAEKRRTRLKAKA from the coding sequence ATGAACCATTACGAAACTGTTTTCATTTTGAATCCCGTGCTTTCTGATGATCAGATAGCGGAAACAGTTAAGAAATTTGAAGATTTCTTAATTAACAATGGCGCCAAAATGGTCTCCAAAGAAAACTGGGGGCTTAAAAAATTGGCCTATGCCATACAGCACAAAAAAAGTGGTTTTTACCACTTGTTCGAGTTTACCGCAACTGGTGAAGTTGTTGCTCCTTACGAGCAAGAGTTCAAGAGAGACGAGCGAATTATGCGGTTTTTGACCGTAAAATTAGACAAGCACGCTATCGAGTGGGCAGAAAAAAGAAGAACTAGGTTAAAAGCTAAAGCGTAA
- a CDS encoding histidyl-tRNA synthetase, which translates to MAQKPSIPKGTRDFTPSEVTKRNYIFNVVKKHFETFGFQPIETPSFENSETLMGKYGDEGDRLIFKILNSGDYLKKVDEATYSAKDSGKITPIISEKALRYDLTVPFARYVVMHQNEIDFPFKRYQIQPVWRADRPQKGRFREFYQCDADVVGSNSLLQEIELVQLYDAVFTELKLEGVTIKMNNRKILSGIAEVIGAQDLLIDFTVALDKLDKIGEDGVKKEMAERGLTAEAIAKVEPLFSLSGSNLEQLEALQTLLADSEIGTKGVEELKFIVENIENLGLQSARLAIDVTLARGLNYYTGAIFEVAAPSGVKMGSIGGGGRYDDLTGIFGLKDVSGVGISFGLDRIYLVLEELELFPEAIDRSLEVLCLNFGEQEALAALKLVGQLRKSGVKADIYPSSAKIQKQFKYANNRNVPYVISMGSKELEENQFLVKNMESGEQATYSLANPEKFIITL; encoded by the coding sequence ATGGCCCAAAAACCAAGCATACCTAAAGGAACCCGAGATTTTACCCCTTCGGAAGTTACCAAGCGTAATTATATTTTCAATGTAGTAAAAAAGCATTTTGAAACATTTGGTTTTCAACCTATAGAAACTCCATCTTTTGAAAATTCCGAGACCCTTATGGGTAAGTATGGAGATGAAGGTGATCGCTTAATTTTCAAAATTTTAAACTCTGGGGATTATTTGAAAAAGGTAGATGAGGCTACTTACTCTGCTAAAGATTCAGGAAAAATTACGCCTATAATCTCAGAAAAAGCGCTCCGCTACGATTTAACGGTGCCCTTTGCGCGCTATGTAGTCATGCATCAAAATGAAATCGACTTCCCTTTTAAACGCTATCAGATTCAACCCGTATGGCGTGCCGATAGGCCTCAGAAAGGGCGTTTTCGTGAGTTTTACCAGTGTGATGCCGATGTAGTCGGCTCTAACTCTTTACTTCAAGAAATCGAACTGGTACAGTTGTATGATGCCGTTTTTACCGAGTTGAAGTTGGAGGGGGTCACCATTAAAATGAACAACCGCAAGATTCTTTCAGGTATAGCGGAAGTTATCGGGGCTCAAGATCTCTTGATCGATTTTACGGTAGCCTTGGATAAATTGGATAAAATTGGTGAGGATGGAGTCAAAAAAGAGATGGCGGAAAGAGGTCTTACCGCTGAAGCGATTGCTAAGGTAGAGCCATTATTTTCGCTGTCAGGAAGCAATTTAGAACAGCTAGAAGCACTCCAAACTCTATTGGCAGATTCCGAAATAGGCACTAAAGGTGTAGAAGAATTGAAATTTATAGTTGAGAATATTGAAAACTTAGGGCTACAATCGGCCCGATTGGCAATAGATGTTACCTTGGCTCGTGGACTCAACTATTATACAGGCGCTATTTTTGAGGTTGCCGCACCTAGCGGTGTGAAAATGGGATCTATCGGCGGAGGCGGTCGCTATGATGACCTTACCGGAATTTTCGGTTTAAAAGATGTTAGTGGTGTTGGTATTTCATTTGGGCTGGATCGTATTTATTTGGTATTGGAAGAGCTTGAGCTTTTCCCAGAAGCAATTGATAGGTCTTTAGAGGTGCTATGCCTCAATTTTGGAGAACAGGAAGCTTTGGCCGCATTGAAGTTGGTGGGCCAACTTAGAAAGTCTGGTGTAAAGGCCGATATTTACCCTTCGAGTGCCAAAATACAGAAGCAATTTAAATACGCCAATAACCGAAATGTGCCTTATGTAATTTCCATGGGATCTAAAGAGCTTGAAGAAAATCAATTTCTGGTCAAAAATATGGAGAGCGGGGAACAGGCTACCTATTCGCTAGCCAACCCCGAAAAGTTCATCATAACCTTATAA
- a CDS encoding carboxypeptidase family protein, producing MKKIYLFAFLMLVGLATSAQVTTSNMSGTVVDDQGLPLLGANAVAVHMPTGTKYGSITNEYGLFKMLNMRVGGPYQVTISYVGFKEQVLNDIYLSLGKTFTVDIALQTESQALDEVVVISDRGGTFGSDRTGAETSVGRRELTKLPTISRSAEDFTRLEPSASGTTGGGGLSFGGRNDQYNNFSLDGSFFGNPFGLDAPGPGGQTSSQPISLDAIDQIQVSLAPYDVTQSGFTGATVNAVTKSGTNEFHGSVYGFFRNESLTGGKIRGEDVVKPDLKQNQYGVSIGGPIVKNKLFFFANFERDQRDDLGTNGWVPNTGSGAINESRVLESDLIAVQSALAGLGYDTGRYEGFTYGAESTKGILKLDWNINDDHRLAVIYNFLDSSKEKPAHPTAIGVRGPSAQILQFENSGYEINNNLQSFQLELNSTFGANATNKLQVGYSHFDDFRTPFSSPAPSIIIQGGDLSNYIVAGHEPFSINNKLDQKVFQVTNNFNYFIGNHTLTAGVAFEKFQFDNSFNLGVYGGTFGFPLGGDFDRNFADVDEFLANAQPGGLIDNLIQGAEATFANNNQSADGTPGGWALAETNVGQLGLYIQDDWNINEEFKITYGIRFDKPLYFDTEDKIRENIERKGGAFPDGTYQPGIEYFDPETGESTNLDSTTLPNNDFLISPRLGFNWDVKGENTTQVRGGTGIFTGRFPFVWLGNQVQAVDFFFYQIVDPDFKWPQVWRTNIGADHRFENGIILTADVSYTKDINGAHVQNWGLNSPSGTLQGVDNRPVYQPGDRSLNEFGGATNAYVFTNSDKGRIWNASLKAQKNFDNGLYASVAYNYLNAQDVNSIEAEITGDAFDFNPNLGNANQDVLSYSKYGDTHRVIGAAAKQFNYGGNNEWSTTISTFFEYAQGGRFNYTYAGNINNDSSFQNNDLLYIPTAAEVSQMQFSGAGQAEAFEQFIQQDDYMSDNRGQYFDRYGALAPWRGKWDVKFLQDYRFNVSADKTHTVQFSIDILNFGNLLNSDWGVIQQPNSLNPLSVTVDDNNVPTYTFNNQLTETFVYDSSLFSRWQMQFGLRYIF from the coding sequence ATGAAAAAAATTTACCTATTTGCATTTTTGATGCTCGTAGGCCTCGCAACCTCGGCGCAGGTTACCACATCAAACATGTCAGGTACGGTCGTTGACGACCAAGGCCTGCCCTTGCTCGGTGCCAATGCAGTGGCCGTGCATATGCCAACCGGAACCAAGTATGGTTCAATTACCAATGAATACGGACTTTTTAAAATGCTGAACATGAGAGTTGGCGGTCCGTATCAAGTTACTATATCTTATGTTGGCTTTAAAGAACAGGTACTCAATGATATTTACCTTTCTTTAGGTAAAACGTTCACGGTAGATATTGCCTTACAGACCGAAAGTCAAGCTCTTGATGAAGTGGTTGTAATTTCAGATAGGGGTGGCACCTTTGGAAGTGACCGTACGGGAGCGGAGACTAGTGTGGGTAGAAGAGAGCTAACTAAACTACCAACAATATCGAGATCTGCGGAAGATTTCACAAGATTAGAACCAAGTGCCTCAGGTACAACGGGTGGTGGCGGACTATCTTTTGGAGGTCGAAATGATCAATACAATAACTTTTCTTTAGATGGGTCTTTCTTTGGTAATCCATTCGGATTGGATGCTCCTGGGCCTGGTGGTCAAACAAGTTCGCAGCCCATTTCATTGGATGCCATTGACCAGATTCAAGTATCGTTGGCTCCATACGACGTAACACAATCCGGGTTTACAGGTGCAACCGTCAATGCAGTTACAAAAAGTGGAACCAATGAGTTTCACGGTAGTGTCTATGGTTTTTTCAGAAATGAAAGCCTTACGGGCGGTAAGATCAGAGGGGAAGATGTGGTAAAACCAGACCTGAAACAAAATCAATACGGGGTCAGTATTGGTGGGCCTATTGTAAAAAACAAACTTTTTTTCTTTGCTAATTTTGAGAGAGATCAGAGAGATGATTTAGGAACTAATGGTTGGGTACCCAATACAGGTTCAGGTGCCATTAATGAGTCTAGGGTACTGGAAAGTGACCTGATAGCTGTACAGTCTGCTTTAGCCGGTTTAGGGTATGATACTGGTAGATATGAGGGGTTTACATATGGAGCTGAGTCTACTAAAGGTATTTTGAAATTGGATTGGAATATCAATGATGACCACCGCTTAGCCGTAATCTATAACTTTTTAGATTCTTCTAAAGAAAAGCCTGCTCACCCTACGGCAATTGGTGTTCGAGGGCCAAGTGCTCAAATATTACAGTTTGAGAATTCGGGTTATGAAATTAATAACAACCTTCAGTCGTTTCAGCTTGAGCTGAACTCTACATTTGGTGCTAATGCAACAAACAAACTTCAAGTTGGGTATTCACACTTCGATGATTTTAGAACCCCTTTTTCATCTCCAGCGCCGAGTATTATTATTCAAGGGGGAGATTTGAGTAACTATATTGTGGCGGGTCATGAGCCTTTTTCGATTAACAATAAACTAGATCAGAAAGTTTTTCAGGTAACGAACAACTTTAACTATTTCATTGGTAATCATACTTTAACGGCAGGTGTCGCTTTTGAAAAATTTCAATTTGACAACTCTTTTAATCTAGGGGTTTACGGAGGTACTTTTGGTTTTCCTTTGGGAGGTGATTTCGATAGAAATTTTGCTGACGTCGACGAATTTTTGGCCAATGCTCAACCCGGTGGGCTTATCGATAATCTAATTCAGGGTGCTGAAGCAACTTTCGCCAATAACAACCAATCTGCCGATGGTACTCCAGGGGGGTGGGCTCTGGCCGAAACCAATGTAGGTCAATTAGGTCTTTACATTCAAGATGACTGGAATATCAATGAAGAATTTAAAATCACTTATGGTATTCGTTTCGACAAACCACTTTATTTTGACACAGAAGATAAGATAAGAGAAAATATTGAACGTAAGGGAGGGGCTTTTCCTGATGGAACCTATCAACCAGGTATTGAATACTTTGATCCTGAAACAGGAGAATCGACTAATCTTGACTCTACTACCTTGCCGAATAATGATTTTCTTATATCCCCTCGACTCGGCTTCAATTGGGACGTAAAAGGTGAGAACACTACTCAAGTACGTGGCGGTACCGGAATCTTTACAGGTCGATTTCCATTTGTGTGGTTAGGTAATCAAGTGCAGGCAGTAGACTTTTTCTTCTATCAGATTGTTGACCCAGATTTTAAATGGCCACAAGTATGGCGTACCAATATAGGTGCAGACCATAGGTTTGAGAACGGAATTATTTTAACGGCGGATGTATCGTACACTAAAGATATTAATGGTGCACATGTTCAAAACTGGGGCTTAAATAGCCCTTCAGGTACTTTGCAAGGTGTAGATAACAGACCTGTATATCAACCAGGTGATAGGTCATTGAATGAGTTTGGAGGAGCAACCAACGCTTATGTATTTACAAATTCCGATAAAGGAAGAATCTGGAACGCATCTTTAAAAGCCCAAAAGAATTTTGATAATGGTCTTTATGCCAGTGTAGCCTATAACTACTTGAATGCGCAAGATGTGAATTCTATTGAGGCTGAAATTACAGGTGATGCTTTTGATTTCAACCCCAATCTAGGTAATGCCAACCAAGATGTTTTATCGTACTCAAAATATGGCGATACCCATAGGGTAATCGGTGCTGCGGCAAAGCAGTTTAATTATGGCGGAAACAATGAATGGTCTACTACGATTTCGACTTTCTTTGAGTATGCCCAAGGTGGCAGGTTCAATTATACATATGCAGGTAACATCAATAACGATAGTTCGTTTCAAAACAATGACCTACTGTACATTCCTACAGCTGCTGAAGTTTCACAGATGCAGTTTTCTGGTGCTGGTCAAGCAGAAGCTTTCGAGCAGTTTATTCAGCAAGATGATTATATGAGTGACAATAGAGGGCAATACTTTGATAGATATGGTGCGCTAGCACCATGGAGAGGAAAGTGGGATGTCAAATTTTTGCAAGATTACCGGTTCAATGTGTCTGCTGATAAAACACATACAGTTCAATTCAGTATTGACATTCTCAATTTTGGAAACTTGTTAAATAGCGATTGGGGAGTTATTCAGCAACCGAACAGTCTGAATCCATTATCAGTTACGGTAGATGACAACAACGTACCTACTTACACCTTCAATAATCAACTGACTGAGACCTTTGTATACGATTCCAGTTTATTCTCTAGATGGCAAATGCAATTTGGTCTTAGATATATTTTCTAA